The following nucleotide sequence is from Zea mays cultivar B73 chromosome 1, Zm-B73-REFERENCE-NAM-5.0, whole genome shotgun sequence.
CACTCCCATTCATAAACTGTTTGGCACAAATCCTGATTACACTCAGCTCAGAGTTTTTGGTTGTGCTTGTTGGCCCAACCTACGTCCCTATAACACCAAAAAACTCAACTTCAGAACAAAACAATGCACTTTCATTGGTTATAGCTCTGCTCACAAGGGTTATAAGTGTTTTGATCAGTCTACAGGGAGAGTCTACATCTCTAGAGATGTGGTGTTTGATGAGCAGATCTTCCCCTTTGCTAGAAAATCATCAGAATCCACAAAATATCCCCAAACATCACACCATCCTATCATGCTACCTGTTCTGTCCAAAAACATTCAGTACACTGAAAACTCTCTTATGCAGGGCCTGTTTGGACCAGTAGCTGATAATGCTAATGTTGGGGTTAGGCACTCTGTTCCTAATGCTACTAATGATGTTTCCCATGATAGCAATCCTTTGGCAGGTGGCATTCTTAATCAATCTGAAGAAGAGGGGCAAGAATCAGAGTCTGAAGCACATTCAGGCTCACTGCAGCAAGAAACTCCAGAACCTGAGCAGATTCAGGGTGAAGTTGAGAGAAATCAACAAGAGCAAGAGGTTCAGCATCACATGAGAACAAGATTAAAAGACAACATTGTCAAAACCAAGAAACTCACTGATGGTACAGTCAGGTATGCTCAGCAAGGCAGAGGATTTGTGGTCACTGAAGAAAATCCGACAACAACTGCATTGATTGCCTCAGTCCAGAATTCAGTCAGTGAACCATATGATCTGCAGCAAGCACTAAAGGATCCAGGCTGGAAGCAAGCTATGGATGAAGAATATTCAGCATTGCAAAGAAATCAGACATGGGAACTGGTTCCTCCAAGAGCAGGAGTCAATCTGATTGACAGCAAATGGGTGTTTAAGGTTAAAAGAAAAGCTGATAGTTCAGTGGAAAGATTGAAGGCCAGATTAGTGGCAAAAGGCTTCAAACAGAGGTATGGCATTGACTACTTTGACACTTTTTGTCCAGTTGTTAAGCCGACCACCATCAGAATTATTCTATCATTAGCTGTCAGCCAGGGATGGAGTATGAGACAGATTGACATCCAAAATGCTTTTCTCCATGGACTCCTTGAAGAAGAAGTCTATATGAGGCAACCCCCAGGGTATATTGATCCAAACAAGCCAAATTATATCTGCAAGTTGAAGAAGGCACTTTATGGGTTGAAACAGGCCCCAAGAGCCTGGCACTCAAGGCTAACCAGGAAGCTACAAGAATTGGGTTTTCAGGCTTCAGTAGCAGATGCTTCACTATTTGTGTTCAAGCAGAATGGATTGTCAATTTATATGCTTATATATGTGGATGACATAATCATAGTCAGCTCAAATGATTCAGCCACAGATAAGCTCATCAAGAATCTAGCAGATGATTTTGCTGTGAAGGATCTAGGAAATCTTGAGTACTTCCTAGGAATTGAAGTGAAGAAAACAAGAGAAGGAATTCTGTTGTCTCAAAAAGGTTATGCACTTGATCTCCTGAAGAAGGCAAATATGGAGAAATGCAAAGCAATTTCAACCCCAATGTCTGCAACTGACAAGCTGTCCAAGAATCAAGGAACAACACTGAATGAGAAAGAGCATTTCAGATATAGGAGTACAGTTGGTGGACTCCAATACCTGACACTCACTCGACCTGACTTATCATTTGCAGTCAACAAGGTGAGTCAATACCTACAAAGTCCAACTGATGTGCATTGGACAGCTGTCAAAAGAATACTTCGATTTGTGAAAGGAACAATAGACTATGGACTACAAATTCAGAAGACACCTTCAGTCATGTTGTCAAGCTTCTCTGATGCAGACTGGGCTGGCTGCCCAGATGACAGGAAATCAACTAGTGGTTTTGCCATCTTCTTGGGTGATAATCTAGTGGCATGGAGCTC
It contains:
- the LOC115072894 gene encoding MADS-box transcription factor 51-like isoform X1; this encodes MDAEAARRKQVAPPQEKRKRGRLELRRIQDRTSRQVRFSKRRSGLFKKAHELSVLCDAEVAMVVFSPAGRLYHYASLGTSNPLAGGILNQSEEEGQESESEAHSGSLQQETPEPEQIQGEVERNQQEQEVQHHMRTRLKDNIVKTKKLTDGTVRYAQQGRGFVVTEENPTTTALIASVQNSVSEPYDLQQALKDPGWKQAMDEEYSALQRNQTWELVPPRAGVNLIDSKWVFKVKRKADSSVERLKARLVAKGFKQRYGIDYFDTFCPVVKPTTIRIILSLAVSQGWSMRQIDIQNAFLHGLLEEEVYMRQPPGYIDPNKPNYICKLKKALYGLKQAPRAWHSRLTRKLQELGFQASVADASLFVFKQNGLSIYMLIYVDDIIIVSSNDSATDKLIKNLADDFAVKDLGNLEYFLGIEVKKTREGILLSQKGYALDLLKKANMEKCKAISTPMSATDKLSKNQGTTLNEKEHFRYRSTVGGLQYLTLTRPDLSFAVNKVSQYLQSPTDVHWTAVKRILRFVKGTIDYGLQIQKTPSVMLSSFSDADWAGCPDDRKSTSGFAIFLGDNLVAWSSRKQATVSRSSTEAEYKAIANATAELIWIQALLKELGIYLHRPPRMWCDNVGATYLTANPTFNGRTKHVEVDFHFVREQVARKAMEVRIISSKDQLADVMTKPLSKAPFVKNCSNLNIGTLL